The following coding sequences lie in one Metopolophium dirhodum isolate CAU chromosome 5, ASM1992520v1, whole genome shotgun sequence genomic window:
- the LOC132945957 gene encoding cyclin-dependent kinase 2-like isoform X2 — protein sequence MQSAVKSRQFVKEGPTKNVSINVNYDKLEQIGEGTYGVVYKALDKQTGKFVALKKVRMESSAEGVPSTAMREISLLKEINHENVVKLYDVIMSDKKLFLVFEFMDYDLKKVLELRRKEFGFGLPEPQIKSYLYQILNALAYCHIHRIIHRDLKPQNLLVNTAGGIIKLADFGLARAFSFPLRNYTHEVITLWYRAPEILLGAKVYTMAVDLWSLGCIFTEMMTLRPLFPGDSEIDQLFRIFRTLGTPTDVTWPGVDQLPDFKPLFPLWEARLIEDFLPELSDKNQQNVFYAMCTYNPANRMSAEKILEMDYFHSLRLASLPETP from the exons ATGCAG AGCGCCGTGAAGAGTAGACAGTTTGTGAAAGAAGGTCCAACGAAAAATGTCAGCATCAACGTCAACTATGACAAGCTGGAGCAGATTGGCGAAGGGACGTATGGAGTCGTGTACAAAGCGTTAGACAAGCAGACCGGCAAGTTTGTTGCCCTGAAAAAAGTCAGGATGGAatc AAGTGCAGAAGGTGTACCTTCGACAGCCATGAGAGAGATTTCATTGTTGAAGGAAATAAACCATGAAAATGTCGTTAAACTCTATGATGTCATTATGTCTGACAAGaaattgtttttagtatttgaatttatggactatgatttaaaaaaagtattagaaTTGCGCAGAAAAGAATTTGGATTCGGATTACCTGAACCTCAAATTAAG AGTTACTTATACCAAATACTAAATGCATTAGCGTATTGTCATATTCATCGCATAATTCATCGAGATCTGAAGCCACAAAACCTTTTAGTAAATACTGCAGGTGGTATAATAAAATTGGCAGACTTTGGATTAGCTAGAGCATTTTCATTTCCCCTCCGTAACTATACACATGAAGTTATTACTTTATGGTATAGAGCTCCTGAAATATTGTTAGGAGCTAAAGTATACACCATGGCTGTAGATCTCTGGAGCCTTGGGTGTATATTCACAGAAATG atgaCTTTAAGGCCATTGTTTCCGGGCGATTCAGAAATTGACCAGTTATTTAGAATCTTTCGGACTCTTGGAACTCCAACAGATGTCACATGGCCTGGAGTAGATCAATTACCAGATTTTAAACCATTATTCCCACTATGGGAAGCACGCCTTATTGAAGATTTCTTACCTGAACTCTCtgataaaaatcaacaaaatgtgTTTTAT GCAATGTGTACCTACAATCCGGCAAACAGAATGTCGGCtgaaaaaatattggaaatgGATTATTTTCATAGTTTAAGACTGGCATCTCTACCGGAAACACCTTAA
- the LOC132945957 gene encoding cyclin-dependent kinase 2-like isoform X1, producing the protein MYGCVCVCVCLSARARVSLLVKFFLQSAVKSRQFVKEGPTKNVSINVNYDKLEQIGEGTYGVVYKALDKQTGKFVALKKVRMESSAEGVPSTAMREISLLKEINHENVVKLYDVIMSDKKLFLVFEFMDYDLKKVLELRRKEFGFGLPEPQIKSYLYQILNALAYCHIHRIIHRDLKPQNLLVNTAGGIIKLADFGLARAFSFPLRNYTHEVITLWYRAPEILLGAKVYTMAVDLWSLGCIFTEMMTLRPLFPGDSEIDQLFRIFRTLGTPTDVTWPGVDQLPDFKPLFPLWEARLIEDFLPELSDKNQQNVFYAMCTYNPANRMSAEKILEMDYFHSLRLASLPETP; encoded by the exons ATGtatggttgtgtgtgtgtgtgtgtgtgtctgagcgcgcgcgcgcgtgtgtcaCTTcttgtgaaattttttttgcagAGCGCCGTGAAGAGTAGACAGTTTGTGAAAGAAGGTCCAACGAAAAATGTCAGCATCAACGTCAACTATGACAAGCTGGAGCAGATTGGCGAAGGGACGTATGGAGTCGTGTACAAAGCGTTAGACAAGCAGACCGGCAAGTTTGTTGCCCTGAAAAAAGTCAGGATGGAatc AAGTGCAGAAGGTGTACCTTCGACAGCCATGAGAGAGATTTCATTGTTGAAGGAAATAAACCATGAAAATGTCGTTAAACTCTATGATGTCATTATGTCTGACAAGaaattgtttttagtatttgaatttatggactatgatttaaaaaaagtattagaaTTGCGCAGAAAAGAATTTGGATTCGGATTACCTGAACCTCAAATTAAG AGTTACTTATACCAAATACTAAATGCATTAGCGTATTGTCATATTCATCGCATAATTCATCGAGATCTGAAGCCACAAAACCTTTTAGTAAATACTGCAGGTGGTATAATAAAATTGGCAGACTTTGGATTAGCTAGAGCATTTTCATTTCCCCTCCGTAACTATACACATGAAGTTATTACTTTATGGTATAGAGCTCCTGAAATATTGTTAGGAGCTAAAGTATACACCATGGCTGTAGATCTCTGGAGCCTTGGGTGTATATTCACAGAAATG atgaCTTTAAGGCCATTGTTTCCGGGCGATTCAGAAATTGACCAGTTATTTAGAATCTTTCGGACTCTTGGAACTCCAACAGATGTCACATGGCCTGGAGTAGATCAATTACCAGATTTTAAACCATTATTCCCACTATGGGAAGCACGCCTTATTGAAGATTTCTTACCTGAACTCTCtgataaaaatcaacaaaatgtgTTTTAT GCAATGTGTACCTACAATCCGGCAAACAGAATGTCGGCtgaaaaaatattggaaatgGATTATTTTCATAGTTTAAGACTGGCATCTCTACCGGAAACACCTTAA